The genomic interval TGCAGCTCTTGGCCCATACATTTGGTTGGAAAATTCTTCCAAAAGACGTGCGTGCGAAGCAAACGAGATCGCGACCGCGGCTGGAGGAAGTTCCACCCGCGATTTATAGGACACTGGCGGAACTCAACGAGTTAGATATGATCCTTTATCGCTTTGCACGTCGGCTTTTCAACGAGCGTGTACGCCAATTGCATCTATCGTCAACTTCAATATGAAAGCTATGCGCAGACTGCTGGTAACCGGATCGTCGGGACTGATCGGCTCCGAAGTGGCCACGTACTTTTCTTATCGGGGCTGGGATGTACATGGTGTGGACAACAACATGCGGGCGTTTTTCTTCGGGCCGGAGGGAGACACGCGCTGGAACCAGCGCCGGCTCGAAGAGACGCTTCCGCGCTTCACGCATCACGAACTGGACATCCGCGACCGGCAGGGCGTGCTCGAACTGATCGAAACGCTGCGCCCGGATGCCATCGTACATGCGGCCGCTCAGCCCTCGCACGACAAGGCGGCCCAGATTCCGTTCGAGGACTTCGACGTCAATGCCGTCGGGACGCTCAACCTGCTGGAGGCCACGCGGCGCTATGCGCCCGAGGCCGTGTTCGTGCACATGTCCACGAACAAGGTCTACGGCGATGCGCCCAACGAATTGCCGCTTGTCGAACTGGAAAAGCGCTGGGACTACGCCGATCCGGCCTATTACAACGGCATCCCGGAGACCTTCCGGATCGACCAGTCGAAGCACTCCATCTTCGGCGCCTCCAAGGTGGCGGCCGACATCATGGTGCAGGAATACGGCCGCTACTTCGGCATGAAGACCTGCTGCCTGCGCGGCGGCTGTCTGACCGGCCCCAATCACTCGGGCGTGGAGCTGCACGGCTTTCTGAGTTATCTGATCAAATGCAACGTAACCGGTCGCAAGTACACGATTTACGGCTACAAGGGCAAGCAGGTGCGGGATAACATCCATTCCTACGATGTGGCCCGGTTCATCGAGTGCTTCATCGAAGAACCCCGCGTGGCCGAGGTGTACAATCTGGGCGGCGGCCGGGGGAACAGTTGCTCGATCCTGGAAGCCTTCGAGATGATCGAGGCGCTTTCGGGCAGAAAAATGATCTACGACTACGTGGATAAAGCGCGCGAGGGCGATCACATTTGCTACATTTCGGATCTGACCAAAATGAAAACCCACTACCCGCAGTGGGACATCACGAAGAAGCTGCCGGACATTTTCGAGGAGATCTACCGGGGATGGGTCGAGCGCATGAAAGCCGGACAGGCGGCCTGATCGCCTTTGTGCAGCCGTTCGGGTTGCGCGACAGCAGCGGTGGCGGACGCATTCTGCGGGCCCTGTTGCAGGAGGCACCGGTGCCGTTTCTGAGCATCTGCACGAGCGTGCGGCCGCCGGCACCGCCGCCGTTCGGGCGCGAGGTGCATCTGCCCCCCCGGCCGTACTTCGGACGCATCGAAGCGACGCGCTTTGCCCGTTACCTGCGCTGGATTGCCGAGTGGCGGCGGCCGGCCTTCGAACGAGCGCTGGAGCGAACGATTCTGGAGGCCGGTGCGACGGCCATCCATGCCATTCCCCACGGCGAGGCGTTCTGGCAGGCATTTCAGGTGGCCGAGCGGTACGGCCTGCCGTATTTTCTGAACGTGCACGACGACATGCGCTACAACCTGGCCGGTCACCCGAAGCTGAACTTTCTGATGGACCGGCTGGCGTACGTCTGGCAGCGGGCTACCGGACGGATCGTGATCTCTGAAGCCATGGGGGAGGCCTATTGCCGGTGGTTCGGCCGCCTGCCCTATGAGATTGTCACCGACGGGTTGCCCGACGAACTGCCCGAAGCGCCGCGGCCGCGTCCGGAAGGGCGGGCCGTGGTCTATTTCATGGGCGCGCTGCATCTGTCCTACCATCCGAACTTCCGTGTGCTGGCCGAGGCGCTCGACAGGCTCCGGGCACGACGACCCGACTGGGAAGTGTCCTTTGTGACCCGGGGAAGCCGGACGCCCGTTCGTCCCCGGACCGTCCCGGTGCAGGAACTGCCCTACGCGCCGGAGGCCGAGGTGGCGCGCGATCTGGATCGCGTGGACGTGCTTTACATGCCGCTGCCGTTCGGCGCGCAGTACAGCTGGTTTACGCGCTACAGTCTGTCGACCAAACTGGTGACGTACCTGGGGAGCGGTCTGCCGATCCTGTATCACGGCCCCGAGGATGCGGCCGCGGCGCAACTGCTGGCCCGTTATGGAGCGGCCGTGCAGGTGCACGAGCTGGAGGCGGACGCCCTGTGTCGGGGCATCGAACAGGCGCTGGAAGCCCGGGACGAACTCGTCGCCGGGGCGTTACGTCTGGCACGCGAGCGATTCCGGCTTTCGGATCAGCGCGCGCGTTTCTGGAAGTTGCTGGCCGGGGTTCCGGTCGAGGCATCCACAGACTGAGTGATTATGGCAGAGTTCGACACATCGCGTTCGGCCGTCTGCACGCTCTTCGAGGGGCACTACCACTACGGGGTGGGCGCACTGGTGAATTCCCTTTACCGCCACGGCTTTCGCGGGGTCGTATGGGTGGGGTATCGCGGTGATCTGCCCCCCTGGGCGCGGACGGCCCGCCGGACCCCATCGGGCTACGATCTGGAGGTGGCGTCGGGCTGCATCGTTCGCTTTCTGCCCCTTCTGACCGAAATCTTCTTTTCGAACTACAAGCCGTATTTCATGCTGGACCTCTGGGACCGCTACGGCCTGGAGGCCGAACGGCTGTTCTATTTCGATCCGGACATCGTCGTCAAGTGCCGCTGGTCTTTCTTCGAGGAATGGGTCGATACCGGCGTGGCGCTCTGTCTGGACGGAGCCTACGCGCACATGCCGGCCACCCATCCGTTTCGTCGCCAGTGGCAGGCGTTTGCCTGCCGCCATGGTTTACAGGTGCGACGCTGCCCCGATGAGTACTATAATGGCGGGTTCATCGGCGTCCGTCGTGAGCACCGTGCCCTGCTGGAGGCCTGGCGAACCCTCATGGAAGCGGTGCGTGAGGAAGGGATTAACATTGCCAGCTTCAAAAATTTTGAAGGCTACAACATCGGAGACCGGAGCCATCCCTTCTACGTGGCCGATCAGGACATGCTGAACCTGAGCGTGATGGTGACCGACGTGCCGCTCAGCGTGATGGGCACCGACGCCATGGATTTTACCGGGGCGGGTTTCACCATGTCGCACGCGGTGGACGCCCCGAAGCCCTGGAAGAAGAACTTCCTCTGGCTGCTTCTGAAGCGGGGACGGCTGCCCGTGCTGGCCGACGCCGAGTTTCTGAAGTACATCGACGGTCCCATCCGGCTCTATTCTCCCCTGCGGCTGCGCCTGAAGCGTCTGAACTACCTGGCCAGCAAAGCCGTGGGGACGTTCTACCACCGACATTGAGTCTGTATGCGGATCGGTCTGCTATTTCCGGCATTGCCGCCGGCGCTGGACGGCATCGGGGATCACACGGCGCATCTGGCGGCCGCGCTGGCGGCCGAAGGCGCGTCGGTGCGGGTGTGGACGGCACAGCCGGAGGCCACGTCGATCCCGGGCGTCGAGGTCGTGCGGGCGTTTCGCTATCCACCTCGGCGTGGCGTCCGGGCACTGGTGGCGGCCGTATCGGCCGATCCGCCCGACTGGCTGGTCGTGCAGTTCAATCAGTTCAGCTACGGCCGCTGGGGACTGAACCCATTCTTGCCAATTGCGCTGCACTTGTTGCGTCGCCGCTGTCCCTCGATGCGGCTGGCCGTGATGTTCCATGAGGACTTTGTGCCGCCTTCAAGCTGGAAGAACCGGGTGTTTCGTTTGTGGCAGATTCCGCAGTTTCGGGCGCTGGGACGAATGGCCGACGTGGTGGCGTTTTCGATCCAGCCGTGGGTGGCGCGGTACCGGAGCTGGTTTCCGCAGGCGCAGGTGGTGCACTGGCCGGTGGGGTCGAATATTCCGGACGTGGGCTGTGCGCGCGAGGAGGCACGCCAGCGGCTGGGTCTGGACCCGGAAACGCTCGTGGTGGGGGTGTTCGGAACGATCGGGTCCGGCCGGCTGACCGATTACATCCGGGCGGCCATCGAACAGCTGGACAATGCCGGGGTGTGCTTTGCGGTGTGGTACGTGGGCCCACACGGCGAGCGACTTCGCGCACAGTTGCCCCCCGGTGTTTCGTTTCGGGACGCCGGGGCGTTACCTGGCGAGGCGGTTTCGGTGCATCTTTCGGCGATGGATCTGCTGCTGGCACCGTTTGTTGACGGGGCTTCGACGCGGCGGGGTTCGATGATCGCGGGATTGCAGCACGGGCTGGCCGTGCTCAGCACCGACGGACCGCTGACCGATTCGATGCTGCGGGCCGAGCACGGGCGGTCGTTGTGGCTGACGCCAGTAGGAGACCGCGAGGCGTTTGCCGGAGCGGCGCTGGAGCTGGCGCGACGTTCGGCGTTGCAGGAGATGCTGGGGCAGAACGCCCGGCGTTTCTATGCGGCACAGCTTGACTGGCCGGTACTGGCCCGGCGGGTGATGCAGACGCTGGAAGAAGCGGCCTCGAACGTTGTCGTGCAGGTGTCATGAAGGTGGCGATTCTCATGCCCCTGGCCGAGCAGCGCGGTGGGGCCGAGCAGCTTCTGCGCCTGTTTCTCCGCCATGCCCCCGGGGCGCCGGACGCCTGGCCACTCGTGTTTTTTGAACCCGGACCGCTGGTGGAAGAAGCGCGTGCGCTGGGCTTCCCGGCGCAGGTGATCCGGGCCGGTCGGTTGCGGCAGCCCGTCCGCTATCTGCAGACGGTCCGGCGGCTTGCGCGGTGGTTCCGGCAGGAAAGCCTTACGCTGGTGCTGAGCTGGATGGGCAAAGCGCACCTGTATGGCGGCGTGGCGGCCCGGCTGGCAGGGGTCCCGGCGGTCTGGTTTCAGCACGGGATTCCGATGCGGGATTCGTGGATGGATCGATGGATTACGCGGATGCCGGCCGCCGGCGTGCTGGCCTGTTCCGAGGCGGCCGCCGCGGCCCAGCGGCGGTTGCGTCCGGTGCGTCCGGTGGTCGTCGTCCATCCGGCGGCCGAGCTGACGGCGTTTGATCCCGATCGGCTACCTGCACCTACGGAAGCCCGCCGCCAGCTCGGGTTGCCCGAAAGCGGGCCGCTGATCGGTATGGTGGGGCGTCTGCAGCGCTGGAAGGGCATGCATACGCTCGTGCAGGCCATGCCGCATATTCTGGAGAGACACCCTGAGGCCCGGGCCGTGATCGTCGGGGGACGCCACGAGCTGGAGCCGGATTACGAACCCTGGCTGCGCAGCTTGATTACCCGGCTTGGCCTGCAGGATCGGGTCTGGCTGGCGGGGTTTCAGACGGACATCCCGTTGTGGATGCAGGCGATGGATGTGGTCGTGCATGCCTCGGACCGGGAGCCGTTCGGGATCGTGGTGGTCGAAGCCCTGGCGCTGGGCAAACCCGTGGTGGCCGGGGCCGAAGGCGGTCCGCGCGAGATCATTACCGAGGGTGTGGACGGCCTGCTGACCCCCTACGAAGACGCCGAAACGCTGGCCCGACAAATCCTGCGCTATCTGGATGACCCGGATTTTGCCCGACGGGTAGGCGAGGCGGCCCGCCGCCGCGCCCGGGATTTCTCGCCGGAAGCGTTTGCGCGGCGGGTCACGGACGTCCTGCGAGATTTCGGGGAAATGGCCAATCGGATTGCGCCGGAGGCGCATGAAAAACGGCGTGACGGATGATGCGCCGGGCGGTGAATGGTTGCATTTTGCAAGATGCGATCACGTGTCGTGACATCATGGACGGGGCGCGGTATCATCGGCGATCGATTCGCCTGAAGGGATACGATTACACGCAACCCGGTGCCTATTTCGTCACCGTCGTGACGCAGGATCGGGTGTGTCTGTTCGGGGAAATTGTTGACGGACGTATGCGGTTGAACAGGCCGGGTAAAATTGTGTACGAGGAATGGTTTAGAACGGCACGATTGCGGCCCTACGTGGAATTACGCCCGGACGAATTCATCGTCATGCCCAACCATATTCACGGCATCATTCGGATTGTGGATATAATCGATGATAACAATGTAGGGGCACGGCGCCGCCCTGTAGGGGCACGGCGCCGCCGTGCCCCTACATCGGGGACGACGTTGGAACAATTCGGGCGCCCTGTGTCAGGATCGATTCCCACCATCATCCGGGCGTTCAAATCGGCCACCACGCGTCGGATCAACGAATGGCGGGGTACGCCGGGTGCCCGCGTCTGGCAACGCAATTACTGGGAACATATCGTCCGAAATGAAAAGGCCCTGGAACGTATTCGTCGATACATTGTGACCAACCCGGCCCGCTGGCAGATGGATCGTGAAAATCCCTATCGATAACCATAACAGAACACCATGCGGTTGACATTTTCCATATCGGGCCCTACGGCAACGGCCATTTCCTGGCGGCGGGCGCTGGGACTGTGGTTGCTTGGGGCGCTCAGCATCGGCGCCGTGCTGTTTTTGCTGCTGACGGGCCACGGCCGACTGGCGCTGACGCTCATGTTGCTGGAATTGTTCGTGGCCATGGCCACCTTCAACGTGCGCGTGGCCATCCTGGCCGTGTTCGCCTATCTGATCGTGCTGGGCGACCTGCGGCGGCTGTTGATTCCGCTGTTTGGCTGGTCGGGTACCGATCCGCTGCTGGTGGTGGGGAGTGCCTTTGCGCTGGTAGTGGTGGCCGGGGCGCTGGTCAACCGGGAGATCCGCTTCGACACGAAGCTGGCAAAATGGACGCTGGCGCTCATGGCCATCATGGTGCTGCAGATTTTCAACCCGAAGCAGGGCGGGTTGATGGTGGGGCTGGCCGGGGCCATGTTTCTGATCGTGCCGATCTGCTGGTTCTGGGTGGGACGCACCTATGCCACGCCGGCCTTCCTGCGCACGCTGCTGTACGGTCTGGTGCTTCCCATGGCGCTGGTGGCCGCCGCCTACGGTACCTATCAGGTTTTCTTTGGCTACCTGCCGCACCAGCAGCGCTGGCTGGAAATGAACTGGTACGCCGGGCTGGGCGACCCGAACAATCCGGCGCCCATCTCGCTATTTGCATCGAATACAGAGTATGGCATGTTCATCAGCATCGGGGCTGTGCTGAGCTGGGCTGCTTTTCTCAAGGGAAACCGGAGTGCTGGACTGCTGGTGCCGCCACTCCTGGTAGCCGTGGCGCTGACCGGAAGCCGCGGTCCCCTGTTTTTCTCGCTGGCCGCAATGGTGGCCCTCTGGGCCGTGCTTTCACGTTCGACGACGGCCTGGGTGTTGCGCGGGGCACTGGCCGCCGTGCTGGCGGCCGTGGGGCTGGTCTGGAGTCTGACCCAGGCGACGCAACTGGGGCTGGATCCGCATGTTCAGGCAAGGCTGGAGCGCCAGGCTCAGGAATTCGTTCACGCCCGAAAGGGTGAGGTCGAGTACAGCTCCGCGGAAAATCACTTCATGATGATGGTGCGGGGCTATCTGTATCCCCTCAAAGAACCACTGGGGCTGGGGATCGGGGCGGTTACCAAGGCGGCCGGAAAATTCGGAGGACGCTCGTACAACACCGAAACACATCTGGGCAACAGCTTTGTGGCTCTGGGTTTGCCCGGGGGCATACTTTATCATCTGATCATCGGGCTCTTGCTCCTGACAGCGCTGCGCTACTGGATACGAACCCGTAGCCTGACGGCGCTGGCGATGCTGGGCATCCTGGGTGTGACGATGGCCAATTTGCTGAACGGGGAAGCCTATGCCGTCGGACCACTGACCGCGCTGTGTGCGGGGGCTGTGGATCGCCTCGCGTCTGATCAGCCCGCCGAGCCAACCTGATGGGTGCGCCCAATCAATATTACCGATGCCTGAGGTATCGGGAGACGCCGGAGCCGGTGGCGCTTTCCCGACCGCCGGCACGGCCGTCCTATCTCCACCGGGTGCTGCAGGTGGTGGAGTCGGAGCTTGAGGGGCCGGGCTCACCTTTTTCATTACATGGAAGCTGGATGTGCTACCGGAGTACGGCGATCATGTGGTGGCCATCGTCATGGGGGATGAATGGAGCCAGATCCCGGCCTACGTCGATCGGGTGCTGGTGACGTTCAAGTGCTACGGGATCTATCCGCGGCTCGGCGTGCGGCCCCTGCGTCGGCCTTCTTACCTGAACATGCTGGTATTTTTGCGGCATCTGCGTGTGCTGGCGCACTGGCTCCCCGGTGCGTTTCGGTACGGCGGCCGCTATCTGCAACGGCGGCTGCAGGGCAGTGCCATGCCGCCGGTTTACGATCTGCCGCTGGGATACGGCAACCAGTTGCCGCTGCCCGTGCAGCCCATCGAAACGCGGCCGATCGATCTATTTTTTGCCGGAAGCGTCGAACAGGGGTTCCCGAGATGGCTCTGGTCGCCGCACCGCTGGTTTCCCAGCCCAAAGCGGGTTTCCCGAGAGCGTATGCTCCGGACGCTGGAGGCCCTGCAGCGTCGCTTTCCGGAACTGCGTGTTTTCGTGCATACGAACGCCCGTTTTGTGCTCAATGCGCTGGAGTACGGGCTGACCGAGCCCGGCGAAGTGCTGGATACCGAGGCCTACTCGCGGGCGCTCATGGACAGTAAGATCTGTCTGGCGCCGAGAGGCACCTCGGCCGATACGTTCCGGCTGTTCGAAGGGCTGCGGTATGGGTGTGTGGTGATCACGGAGCGGTTACCGGCCCGCTGGTTCTATCGGAATGCCCCGGTCGTCCAGATCGACGACTGGCGCGAACTCCACCGGCTGGTGCCGGAATTGCTGGGAGACGCCCGGCGTCTGCGGGAGCTTTCGCAGGCGGCGTTGCACTGGTGGCGGTCGGTCGCCTCCGAAGAAGCCATCGGGCGCTGGATGGCCGAACGGATCCGGGAGCGACGGCAACAGGTCGCCACGGCTTCGTCTGAAACGGTACCGGTAGGATGATTCATCTGGCGTTCATCACGCACAATGTGATTCCCGGCGACGGGCAGGGACGTGTCAACTTCGAGCTGGCGCGCTATTTTCTGCTGCGCGGCGCCACGGTGACGCTGTTTGCCGATAAAGTGGACCGGCGGCTGCTCGAAATGGGCGCTTCCTGGGTGCCCGTGCACACGGGACCGCTCGGCGAGGCCGTCGATCTCTACAAGGTCTGGCGCTTCCGGGAGCTTTCCGATCGCATCCTGGCCACGATGGATCACCTGTTCGACGTGATCATGGGCTGCGGGGTGGTCACGCGCTTTCCGCACACGGTCAACGCCGTCCACTTCGTGCACGGTACCTGGCTGCGTTCGCCCTACCATCCCGCCCGGCAGAGCCGGCACCCCCGCGCGCTGTATCAGAAACTGTTCTCGCAGCTCAACGCCGAGTGGGAGCAGGAGGCGTTCATTCAGGCCCGGCAGATCGTGGCCGTTTCCGAGATGGTACGGGACGAGCTGATTGCCGTGGGGGTGCCGCCGGAGCGCATCGAGGTGATCGTAAACGGGGTGGATCTGGCCGAATTTCATCCCGGTCGGGCCGACCGGGGCCGCCTGGGATTACCCGAAGGAGTGCCGCTGGCGCTGTTTGTGGGCGACATTCGCTCGACCATCAAGAACCTGGACGGCGTGTTGCATGCGCTGCAGCAGGTGCCGGCGCTGCACGTGGCCGTGGTCGGACGGCTGCCGGGCAGCCCGTATCCCGCGCTGGCCGAGCAGCTCGGCGTGGCCGACCGTGTGCATTTTCTGGGCTTCCGGCGCGACGTTGCCTCGCTGATGCGGGCCGTGGACTTTTTCGTGCTGCCCTCGCGGCGCGACTCGTGTCCGCTGGTGCTGCTCGAAGCAATGGCCAGCGGGCTGCCGGTGATCGTTTCGCGACAGGTGGGGACGGCCAACCTGGTGGGCGAAGCCGGCTTTGTGATCGAAAACCCGGAAGATCACGAGGCGCTGGCGCAGGCGATGACCACGCTGACGCGGGAGCCTGACCTCCGACATGAAATGGGTCGGAAGGCCCGGGCCGTTGCCGAGGAGCATAGCTGGGAGCGCATGGCCTCGCGCTATGCGGCGCTGTTCGAGCGGCTGATGGGCCGCAAGTTTCCGTTGCCGGAACTGTACACAGTAGAATAAGCGGCACAATGAAGTTACTGGTGATCAGCCATGCATGTGTTACTCCTATTAATCAGGATTTCTGGAGTTTTGTCATGCATAAATA from Rhodothermus marinus carries:
- a CDS encoding NAD-dependent epimerase/dehydratase family protein; this encodes MRRLLVTGSSGLIGSEVATYFSYRGWDVHGVDNNMRAFFFGPEGDTRWNQRRLEETLPRFTHHELDIRDRQGVLELIETLRPDAIVHAAAQPSHDKAAQIPFEDFDVNAVGTLNLLEATRRYAPEAVFVHMSTNKVYGDAPNELPLVELEKRWDYADPAYYNGIPETFRIDQSKHSIFGASKVAADIMVQEYGRYFGMKTCCLRGGCLTGPNHSGVELHGFLSYLIKCNVTGRKYTIYGYKGKQVRDNIHSYDVARFIECFIEEPRVAEVYNLGGGRGNSCSILEAFEMIEALSGRKMIYDYVDKAREGDHICYISDLTKMKTHYPQWDITKKLPDIFEEIYRGWVERMKAGQAA
- a CDS encoding glycosyltransferase family 4 protein yields the protein MGRAHESRTGGLIAFVQPFGLRDSSGGGRILRALLQEAPVPFLSICTSVRPPAPPPFGREVHLPPRPYFGRIEATRFARYLRWIAEWRRPAFERALERTILEAGATAIHAIPHGEAFWQAFQVAERYGLPYFLNVHDDMRYNLAGHPKLNFLMDRLAYVWQRATGRIVISEAMGEAYCRWFGRLPYEIVTDGLPDELPEAPRPRPEGRAVVYFMGALHLSYHPNFRVLAEALDRLRARRPDWEVSFVTRGSRTPVRPRTVPVQELPYAPEAEVARDLDRVDVLYMPLPFGAQYSWFTRYSLSTKLVTYLGSGLPILYHGPEDAAAAQLLARYGAAVQVHELEADALCRGIEQALEARDELVAGALRLARERFRLSDQRARFWKLLAGVPVEASTD
- a CDS encoding glycosyltransferase family 4 protein; the encoded protein is MRIGLLFPALPPALDGIGDHTAHLAAALAAEGASVRVWTAQPEATSIPGVEVVRAFRYPPRRGVRALVAAVSADPPDWLVVQFNQFSYGRWGLNPFLPIALHLLRRRCPSMRLAVMFHEDFVPPSSWKNRVFRLWQIPQFRALGRMADVVAFSIQPWVARYRSWFPQAQVVHWPVGSNIPDVGCAREEARQRLGLDPETLVVGVFGTIGSGRLTDYIRAAIEQLDNAGVCFAVWYVGPHGERLRAQLPPGVSFRDAGALPGEAVSVHLSAMDLLLAPFVDGASTRRGSMIAGLQHGLAVLSTDGPLTDSMLRAEHGRSLWLTPVGDREAFAGAALELARRSALQEMLGQNARRFYAAQLDWPVLARRVMQTLEEAASNVVVQVS
- a CDS encoding glycosyltransferase, with product MKVAILMPLAEQRGGAEQLLRLFLRHAPGAPDAWPLVFFEPGPLVEEARALGFPAQVIRAGRLRQPVRYLQTVRRLARWFRQESLTLVLSWMGKAHLYGGVAARLAGVPAVWFQHGIPMRDSWMDRWITRMPAAGVLACSEAAAAAQRRLRPVRPVVVVHPAAELTAFDPDRLPAPTEARRQLGLPESGPLIGMVGRLQRWKGMHTLVQAMPHILERHPEARAVIVGGRHELEPDYEPWLRSLITRLGLQDRVWLAGFQTDIPLWMQAMDVVVHASDREPFGIVVVEALALGKPVVAGAEGGPREIITEGVDGLLTPYEDAETLARQILRYLDDPDFARRVGEAARRRARDFSPEAFARRVTDVLRDFGEMANRIAPEAHEKRRDG
- a CDS encoding transposase, whose protein sequence is MDGARYHRRSIRLKGYDYTQPGAYFVTVVTQDRVCLFGEIVDGRMRLNRPGKIVYEEWFRTARLRPYVELRPDEFIVMPNHIHGIIRIVDIIDDNNVGARRRPVGARRRRAPTSGTTLEQFGRPVSGSIPTIIRAFKSATTRRINEWRGTPGARVWQRNYWEHIVRNEKALERIRRYIVTNPARWQMDRENPYR
- a CDS encoding glycosyltransferase family 4 protein, with protein sequence MIHLAFITHNVIPGDGQGRVNFELARYFLLRGATVTLFADKVDRRLLEMGASWVPVHTGPLGEAVDLYKVWRFRELSDRILATMDHLFDVIMGCGVVTRFPHTVNAVHFVHGTWLRSPYHPARQSRHPRALYQKLFSQLNAEWEQEAFIQARQIVAVSEMVRDELIAVGVPPERIEVIVNGVDLAEFHPGRADRGRLGLPEGVPLALFVGDIRSTIKNLDGVLHALQQVPALHVAVVGRLPGSPYPALAEQLGVADRVHFLGFRRDVASLMRAVDFFVLPSRRDSCPLVLLEAMASGLPVIVSRQVGTANLVGEAGFVIENPEDHEALAQAMTTLTREPDLRHEMGRKARAVAEEHSWERMASRYAALFERLMGRKFPLPELYTVE